The following coding sequences are from one Bradyrhizobium sp. 200 window:
- a CDS encoding zinc-binding dehydrogenase translates to MALIAFCMPLAKDLSDTDGVNLLANATTAIGLLDLARQAKAVVITGAAGELGRLLKIAARSRGVSVINVVHRQNQVQPLRGEGADHVLVASADGFKVQLGALAGELGATMAFDAVAGDFTRDLLATLPDGSEVVVVGRLSGREVTFEGLDYLIGRQMKLSGFDVNRWLGSQSKFAVISTARKAAALLRQGHGTRVQHRLNLSDLAIQFGDLQQDQTTGKTIVFPNG, encoded by the coding sequence TTGGCGCTCATCGCATTTTGCATGCCGCTAGCAAAAGACTTGTCGGACACCGACGGAGTCAACCTTCTGGCCAATGCAACCACCGCCATCGGCCTGCTGGATCTCGCCCGCCAGGCCAAGGCTGTGGTCATCACCGGAGCCGCAGGTGAACTCGGACGGTTGTTGAAGATCGCCGCGCGCAGCAGAGGGGTGTCCGTGATCAACGTGGTTCACCGCCAGAACCAGGTCCAACCGCTTCGCGGCGAGGGCGCGGACCATGTACTCGTCGCCAGCGCGGATGGCTTCAAGGTGCAACTCGGCGCCCTAGCCGGCGAACTCGGTGCCACCATGGCCTTCGACGCTGTGGCTGGCGACTTCACGCGCGACCTGCTCGCGACGCTGCCAGACGGATCTGAAGTCGTCGTCGTGGGTCGGCTGTCAGGGCGGGAGGTAACGTTCGAGGGGCTAGATTACCTGATCGGCAGACAGATGAAGCTTTCCGGGTTCGACGTGAACCGCTGGCTCGGAAGCCAGTCGAAGTTCGCGGTCATCTCGACCGCGAGGAAGGCCGCAGCGCTCCTGCGGCAGGGTCACGGCACGCGAGTTCAGCATCGCCTCAACCTATCCGATCTCGCCATACAGTTTGGCGACCTCCAGCAAGATCAGACCACGGGAAAGACGATTGTCTTTCCGAACGGCTGA
- a CDS encoding NAD(P)/FAD-dependent oxidoreductase, whose product MTEARKLRVGIIGAGASGIAAAIKMRKVGVDDIVLFEKARDLGGTWRDNSYPGLQCDVPSHLYRFSFAPNPDWSHFFSPGPEIHAYLKTVARVHDVIPLIRYGQEVTRLRYVSGRWQIETSEGDQGEFDVVITATGILHHPVYPDIVGLKDFKSVAFHSSRWDHSVSLNGKRMGIIGTGSTAVQILPAIVDEVTKVSLFQRTAQWILPQPNTPISEEERSKFRAEPQLLQAQYDGVAHVINNVYGNALVGENADFYEQVAQRCRDNLATVRDPDLRARLTPDYKAGCKRLIVSDLFYPAIQRDNAELVTTAIDRIEAGGIRTSDGVLHELDVLVFATGFNPHQLFRPMQVIGRDGRSLNEIWADGNEAYRGVSVPGFPNFFMLGGPNSPIGNFSFIMTAERQLDYVLQLISKLQSGEAREISAKPAPTAAYNASVKEKMAGSIWASGCQSWYIDKNGNVASYPWSYEVFERDMRAPALEDFEIA is encoded by the coding sequence ATGACCGAAGCCAGGAAACTGCGGGTAGGAATAATCGGCGCCGGCGCGTCGGGCATCGCGGCGGCCATCAAGATGCGCAAAGTCGGTGTCGACGACATCGTGCTGTTCGAAAAGGCGAGGGATCTCGGTGGCACTTGGCGCGACAACAGCTATCCCGGCCTGCAGTGCGATGTGCCCTCTCACCTGTACCGCTTTTCCTTCGCGCCCAATCCCGACTGGAGCCACTTCTTTTCCCCGGGACCGGAAATACACGCCTATCTGAAGACCGTTGCACGGGTTCACGACGTCATTCCCCTCATTCGATACGGGCAGGAAGTGACGCGGTTGAGGTACGTGTCGGGCCGCTGGCAAATTGAGACCAGCGAAGGCGACCAGGGCGAATTCGACGTAGTAATCACAGCGACCGGCATCCTGCACCATCCGGTTTATCCCGACATCGTCGGCCTTAAGGATTTTAAATCCGTGGCGTTCCACAGTTCGCGCTGGGATCACAGCGTTTCGCTCAACGGCAAGCGCATGGGGATCATCGGCACTGGTTCAACGGCCGTGCAGATTCTGCCGGCAATCGTCGACGAGGTCACCAAGGTCTCGCTGTTCCAGCGGACCGCACAGTGGATCCTGCCACAACCGAACACGCCAATCTCGGAAGAGGAGCGATCGAAGTTTCGCGCCGAACCGCAATTGCTGCAGGCTCAGTACGACGGCGTAGCACACGTCATCAACAACGTTTATGGCAACGCGCTGGTCGGCGAGAATGCCGACTTCTACGAGCAGGTAGCGCAGCGTTGCCGGGACAATCTCGCCACCGTTCGCGATCCGGATCTGCGCGCCCGGCTGACGCCCGACTACAAGGCCGGATGCAAGCGGCTGATCGTCTCCGACTTGTTCTATCCCGCCATCCAGCGGGACAACGCCGAGTTGGTGACAACCGCGATAGACCGTATCGAGGCCGGCGGAATCCGGACGTCGGACGGCGTCCTTCATGAACTCGACGTGCTGGTGTTCGCCACGGGATTCAACCCGCACCAGTTATTCCGTCCCATGCAGGTGATCGGGCGCGACGGCCGGTCGCTGAACGAAATCTGGGCCGACGGCAACGAAGCCTATCGCGGCGTCAGCGTACCCGGTTTCCCCAACTTCTTCATGCTAGGTGGGCCGAACAGCCCGATCGGAAATTTCTCTTTCATCATGACCGCCGAGCGGCAACTGGACTATGTGCTGCAATTGATAAGTAAACTTCAGTCAGGTGAGGCCCGCGAAATATCCGCCAAACCCGCACCGACGGCCGCCTACAATGCATCGGTGAAAGAAAAGATGGCCGGCTCGATATGGGCATCCGGATGTCAGAGTTGGTACATCGACAAGAACGGAAATGTCGCGTCTTATCCCTGGTCTTACGAGGTCTTCGAGCGTGACATGCGCGCCCCGGCGCTGGAGGATTTCGAAATCGCTTAG